Proteins encoded in a region of the Tachyglossus aculeatus isolate mTacAcu1 chromosome 11, mTacAcu1.pri, whole genome shotgun sequence genome:
- the LOC119934176 gene encoding keratin, type I cytoskeletal 13-like, which yields MSCRLQTSSSGFGGGLGGGSCLLGGGRSASSSSSRFVCSGSAGGYGGGLSCGLGGGAGGSFGGGFGGSYGGGYGGGFGGGACGAGGSFGGASFGGGSFGGGSFGGGGFDFGGALGGADGGLLSGNEKVTMQNLNDRLATYLDKVRALEEANADLEKKIRDWHQKQSPSSPERDYSSYYKTIEDLRDKILAATIDNNRVVLEVDNARLAADDFKLKYENELVLRQSVEADINGLRRVLDELTLAKSDLEMQIESLNEELAYLKKNHEEEMKEFSNQLVGQVNVEVDAAPGVDLTLALSEMREQYEIMAEKNRRDAEAWFHSKSEELNKEVATSTEQIQTSKTEVTELRRTLQGLEIELQSQLSMKAGLEATVAETECRYAMQLQDIQGVIGSIESQLSELRSEMECQNQEYKTLLDIKTRLEQEIATYRSLLEGQDSKIAGFTSRNGAAVTAGSSNSGNNSSSSSSSAAGPGRRPSAEPRRP from the exons ATGAGTTGCCGCCTGCAAACCTCTTCCTCCGGCTTCGGTGGAGGTCTGGGGGGAGGCTCCTGCctcctgggagggggaagaagtgcgtcttcctcctcctctcggtTCGTGTGCTCGGGGTCTGCCGGGGGCTACGGCGGGGGCCTGAGCTGCGGCCttggcggcggagccgggggcaGCTTCGGCGGAGGCTTCGGGGGCAGCTATGGCGGTGGCTATGGCGGCGGCTTTGGTGGCGGGGCCTGTGGGGCCGGTGGCAGCTTCGGTGGAGCCAGCTTCGGCGGAGGCAGCTTCGGCGGAGGCAGCTTCGGCGGAGGCGGCTTCGACTTCGGCGGGGCCCTGGGTGGAGCGGATGGCGGGCTCCTGTCCGGCAACGAGAAGGTGACCATGCAGAACCTGAACGACCGTCTGGCCACCTACCTGGACAAGGTGCGCGCCCTGGAGGAGGCCAACGCTGATCTGGAGAAGAAGATCCGCGACTGGCACCAGAAGCAGAGCCCCAGCAGCCCCGAGCGTGATTACTCTAGCTACTACAAGACCATCGAGGACCTGCGGGACAAG ATCCTTGCCGCCACCATCGACAACAACAGGGTGGTTCTGGAGGTCGACAATGCCCGTCTGGCAGCTGATGACTTCAAGCTCAA GTACGAGAATGAGCTGGTCCTGCGCCAGAGCGTGGAGGCCGACATCAACGGGCTGCGCCGTGTGCTGGATGAGCTGACCCTGGCCAAGAGTGACCTGGAGATGCAGATTGAGAGCCTCAACGAAGAGCTGGCCTACCTCAAGAAGAACCacgaggag gAGATGAAGGAATTCAGCAACCAGCTGGTGGGCCAGGTCAACGTGGAGGTGGATGCGGCACCGGGTGTGGATCTGACTCTCGCGCTGAGCGAGATGCGGGAGCAGTACGAAATCATGGCCGAAAAGAACCGGCGGGACGCAGAAGCCTGGTTCCACAGCAAG AGCGAGGAGCTCAACAAGGAAGTGGCGACCAGCACCGAACAGATCCAGACCAGCAAGACAGAGGTCACCGAACTGAGACGCACCCTGCAGGGATTGGAGATCGAGCTGCAATCTCAGCTCAGCATG AAAGCCGGACTGGAGGCCACCGTGGCTGAGACCGAGTGCCGCTACGCCATGCAGCTGCAGGATATCCAAGGGGTGATCGGCAGCATCGAAAGCCAGCTGAGTGAGCTGCGCAGCGAGATGGAGTGTCAGAACCAGGAATACAAGACGCTGCTGGACATCAAGACCCGGCTGGAGCAGGAGATAGCCACTTACCGCAGCCTGTTGGAGGGCCAGGACTCCAA